AGACATGCGCGTGTTCCTTCGTGGTGTCCATGACTTCGGTGAAGAGCCGGCTCCAGTTGCCGCCCATGACAGCGCCGATGACGTCGTCGGTAAGGCCTGTCGAGGACAAACCCTCCGTTAGCCGGGGGAAGTCCAGGGGGCCGCTGAACCAGTTTGGCCACAGTGGCCACGTGGGGGCATCTTCTGGATGAGTGGGTTGCCAGCGGCCATTGCGGAGCCAGCCGACAAATTCCTGGTCCCAGCCTCTGGTGCAGTCACTTCCGATGCCGATACTGGTGGGACCGTACAGGTCGACCATTCGAGAGACCATGCTGCAGAAACTTTCGAGGGTGACCCCCTCCCCGCCGCTGACAGTCGGATACAAGCAGCAGCCGATGACGCCGCCCCTCTCGACGAGGGGCTGGATGACCTCGTGGGGTTTGTTGCGGGGGGTGTCATAGAACCAGAGAGGGTTGGAATGGGTGATGGAGACCGGGACCGCTGAGGCTTCGATCGCCTCACGGCTCGTCCGATATCCGACATGCGAAAGGTCGATGAGCATTCCCACCCGATTCATCTCCTCCACAACTACTCGGCCATACCGGGTGAGGCCGGCATCGCTTGACTCAAAGCACCCGCTGCCGAGAAGGTTTTGGTTGTTATAGGTCAGTTGGGCTATCCGGACTCCGAGTCGATGGAACAGCTCGACGTTTCGGTAGTCGTCTTCGAACGGGCTTGTGTTCTGGAATCCCAGGAACACGGCAATCCTGTTCTGCCGCTTCGCTTTGTCGATGTCCTCTCCGGTTGCTGCAAGGAACACTAGATCCTGATTGCGGTTCGCGAGTTCCAGCCATTGGCCGACCGACCGGAGGGTATCGGCGGCGTTTTCCCAGACGGCGCAAGTGGCGTTGACGGCGCTGACGCCGCCAGAACGCAGTTCCTCCAGGACAGGACGGTTCCAATTGCTGATCTGGAGTCCGTCCACGACGGTAAGCCGCTCATGAAGACTCATCGTGCCGAGTCCTGGGGCGCGGTGGGGAAGAGCCAATCATCGGCGTCGGTGCTGTTATTGATGTCCGCTGCCCGGGGTGCTCCGCTGAACAGGGTGACGCGCAGCCAGTCGGTGGATTGGGGGCTGAAGTTGTTCATCCCGTACGTTGCCAACTGAAAGCGTTGTGTGCTCAAGGGCAGAAACTCGGCGTCGACAAGGTTGTCCCGGAGCTCTCCGTAGTAGTAAGGCCGTGTTTGTTGAACGCGTGCTGCGGCAAAGCGGTGCATAGGGTAGGCCAGGAGAAACTCCGTGATGCTACTGTGGGCCGGAAAACTTTCAAGGTCCTCCGTGAGGGCGCTGATCCGGCGAGCGATGTCAGTGCAGTGTTCTACCGTGCCAGGGCGGCGGCCAGCGCGTGGTGCCCGACGGGGTTCTTCATTGGCTTCGGAGGAGAACCAGTAGTAGCTTGCGCGTTCCGGGTCCACGAAGTCGTAGGCTCGGACCCAGCCGTAGTTTCTGTCGAGCAACTGCTTCAGCTCCCAGCAGCGCATGGTCGTGTCGGTCCATGTGGTGTCGGGAACCGTGAGGAGGGCCTCCGCAGCGTCGTCAAAGTCGGAGCGCAGTTCAACGACTATGGAGGCGAAGAGTCCGCGGGCTTCCGGACTCAGGGCCGTCGCGACCTCGTGGAGTCGGTCGAGCACCCGAGCGGGCTCGGACCCGGTGGACCTGTATGTCTGCAAGTCTGCGAGGAGTTGCTGTAGTTGAAGCCTGATCGCTTCGGCGGGCAGGAACGGGGCAGTTTCGAGTGCGTGTTTCTCTGCGAGATAGCGGTCCGCCTTTCTGAGCAGCTCCGCTACACGTGCGAGGTCAGGATGGTCGGGGCGATAGTCCTGGCCGAGACCTGCAGCGAGGGGAACTTCCCGCAACCTGCACCACGCGTCCAGATAGCCGGGGTGGTTGATGACGAAAGGGACCATGCCCAGGCCGGTCGCGTTGCCCAGTCCCAGATATTTGCTCCACTCGGTATTGAGGGACGCGGCCGTGGTGCCGCGTTGCACGGCCTTTTCGCGGGCGACGTGTTCCACCATGTCCATGCTGAGCTCGCGCAGGAGCCAGGCGGTGAGCATTTGGGAGCGGTATGGGACGGCCAAGGGGTGGTCCGTAGGGAAGTCCGCGAACTCCTTCAGGCCGAATTTTCCATTGCCGTAGAACGCGGTGCTGCGGATGAGGTACGGGCTGGGTCCGATGAAGTCGACATCCGGTTGGTCGCCGGCGGCTAGGCAGTCGCTGACGTAGTCAAAGAAGCGGGCACTTCGATTGGCTCGGGTGAGGATGATCGTGTCCGGGTCAACGCGGCCGCGCTCCTGGACGGGGACATTTCGTCGCAAGTCCGCTTCCCGTTCGGGGTTGAGATCGCCTTCGATGAGGGCTGCGGTGACGTCCCAGGCATCAGCGATGACGCGGTCCGTGCGTTCGCTTTCATCCAAGGTGCGGGAAAAGGCGATGAAGCTCAGCTTCCGGCCTTCGGCATCCACGGTGTAGACCGCCGTACCGCAGCCCTCCGCATCGAATTCGAGTCGGGTACGGGTTACGGACCATTTCCGGGCTGCGGCTCGACGGAGGAAGGTGCGGGCGAAACTGTGACGTGTGGCCCAGGCTCCGTTCATGTCGGTGCCGGAGAGAACCTCGTGTGGAGGCCGTAGCTTGGGTACGACTCGGTGGTCCAAGAGTGTCATGATCATGCCTTTTCGGGTGCAAGGCGCAGGTACGCAGTCTTTTCATGGGTGAAGAAGGCTGCAGCGGCTGCATTGTTCTGTTCGCGGGGCCCGGCGAACGTCGAATCTTTCATTCCGCCGAATGGTGCGTGCAGTTCCGATCCAGTGGAGGGTGCATTGACCTTCACCAGCCCGGCGTCCAAATAGGTGACGCATTTTCGGACGGCGCGTTCATCGCTCGTGAACACTGCTGCTGTCAGCCCGAAGTCTGTGCTGTTCGCCAACGCAATGGCGTCATCCAGGGTGGAAGCCCGTAGGACCGTCACAACGGGTCCGAACACCTCTTCATGGCAGATAGTCAACGATGCCGGCCCGGTCAGGACAGTAGGCGGAACAAAACATCCGTCCGAGTCCGGAACCGCGGCCTGGGCGATGATTTGCCCGCCTTCGGAGAGAGCTTGGCCGATCGCCGATGTGATCTCGTCCCGCGCGGAAGCCGACACTACCGGGCCAATCTGCACCGACGGATCCGTGCCCGGCCCCACAGACAAAGCGGCAACCTTCTCCCTCAGCTTTGTGAGGAATTCCTCATGCCCGTCGCCGACGAGAATTATCCGGCGCGTTGCTGTGCATTTCTGGCCGGTGGATCCCATGGCCGCGTTGACGGCACTACTGGCAGCCAGTTCAGGGTCGGCGTCAGGGAGAACCAGCGTTGCATTGTGTCCGCCTAGTTCCATTTGCAGCTTCGCTCCGCGACCACAGACGAGGGCACGGATCTGGTGGCCCACGGGAACGGAGCCGGTGAATGTCACCCCGGCGACTTTCGGATGGGACACAAGTTCAGAACCGAGCGAACCTGGTCCTAGAAGCAGGTTCGCGACGCCGGCTGGAAGCCCGGCTTTCGCAAGGATGTCCATCAAGAGGACGGAGACGCCGGGGGTGTTGCTTGCCGACTTCCAAACCACCGTGTTCCCATGCAGCAAGGCTGGGGCGATTTTCCAGGCCGGGATCTGCAAGGGGAAATTCCATGGAGTGATCACGCCGACGATGCCCAGGGGTCTGCGGACTGTAACGATGCGCTCGTCAGGGTGGCTGGAAGGATAGTCAGCGCCAACCGGGTTACGGGCAGAGCCGGCGTGGTAGTCAAATGTGTCAGCCGAGGCGTCGACCTCCAGCCGCGATTCGGCCAGTGTCTTGCCGTGTTCTGCTGTCATCGTCCTAGCGATCTCTTCGGCTCGTTCGCGGATCATCTGGGCGACAGTCGACAAGACGCGACCTCTGGCCAGAATTCCGAGCCGGTCCCAAGCTGGCGCAGCCACAGTGGCAGCCTGTATCGCCTTTGCCAGATCCTCGGAACCTGCTTGACGGTACGCGGTAACCGCTTCGCTCGGTGCTGCCGGGTTGAAACGGTAGGTGATAGCCCCGGCGCTTTCTATCCAGGCGCCGTTGATGAAACTGCTGGCGGGCTCGGTCAATACGGGCATTATCTAACCTCTTGCTGATTGGTGATTTGTGACTGTCCTCACGATCAACGGTAGACCTCGCGGTCCCGCCACTGAAGTATCTATTTGACGGCCATCGATATCTGTTTAGTCTTGTTCTATGAACCTTCGACGCCTTGAACTGTTCGTCGCAGTGGCTGAGGAATTGCATTTCAATCGCGCGGCCGAGCGCCTGCACATGGCCCAGCCACCCCTTAGTCAGCAGATCCGAAAGCTCGAAGAGGAATGCAAGGTGCAGCTCTTCGTGCGCAATTCGCGCAACGTCCAACTCACCGCCGATGGCGAACTGCTTTTGACGCACGCCAGGAAAGTCCTGAGCCAATACGCGGCCATGGCCTCGGCACTGCGTCAGGCACGAAACGGGGAAATCGGGCGGCTTCGCCTGGGCTTCGTCTCGTCGGCCGCGATTTCAGCAATCCCACCCGTCGTCAGATACCTCCGATCTGAGTGGCCGGGCATCGAGCTTGATCTCAGGGAAGTAACCACGGATGAACAGATGGACCTCATCGCCGCAGGAAACTTGGACGCTGGCATCGCGAGGGAGGTCAGGGCGGGTCCGGGGATATCCCAGACCCTTCTGCGAAATGAACCCCTTGTAGTTGCGGTTGCTTTAGATCATCGGCTGGCCGCCCGCTCCTCGGTAAGTTTGGGAGAATTGGCGGGGGAGAAGTTCATTGCCTTCCCGAGGAGCCGCATTTCGCGGTTGTTCGACCACATCGCAGCGCTACTCCATTCCGCGGACGTCGAGTTCGACATCGCTCAGGAAGCTGTTCAGTTCCCCACAATCCTGGGCCTCGTGGCTGCGAGGCTCGGCGTCGCTGTTGTTCCGGATTCCCTCAAGGCATTTGCTATTCCGGGGCTGACCTACCTGGACATCGAGGACTCGAGTGCGATATCGAAGGTCAGCTTGATCTGCAGTTCGGAGATGTCGGAGTCCCCACTTGTGAGCAAACTCAGGATCGCGTGCCTCGACGCGCTGATCTGAGGGACACTTGGCTTGAAGCAGCCACGCTCCGTGGAAATGGCCCGTATATGTGAGCGGGGGTCCACCCACAACCGTTGATATGTGAGCGGGCGTTCGGGAAACGGCCCTGATATGTGAGCGGGGGTCCCAGGGGATCGGGGCGTTAGGCCTCCAGGACGTACGTCCTGAGATCGTCGAGGGTCTGCTGCATGTGTGCGTCCATCGCCTCGCGGGCTCGGGGCGAGTCGCCGGCTTCGAGGGCTTTCAGGATGGCCCGGTGATGTCCGATCGCGTGCCGCTGGATATCCGGGATTTGCGACGTCTGGGTACGCCGGGCTTCCAGGACGCGGTGCAGGGGTTCGAAAAGCACGGCCACGAAGACGTTGCCGGAAGCATGGAGGATGACATCGTGGAAGCCCAGGTCCGCCTCGACGAACGCGCGCACATCATTGGAATCGTGGGCTTTCTGCATGGCGGACACGTGAACCTGCAGTTGGTCGATTTCCTCGGGGGAGATCCGTGACGCAGCGAGTTCGCAGGCGCCGGTCTCGAGCATGCGGCGCAACTCAATGAGCTGGACGGACGCTGCGGCGTCGTTTTTCCCCTCCGATGCCGCCCGCAAGACAGCTTCGAGGGACGCCCAGCGGTTCAGCGGGTTGACGAACGTTCCCCGGCCGCGCTCCACGCTAAGGATTCGCTGGGCCTCGAGGGTCTTCATGGCCTCGCGGACAGTCATGCGGCTGACTTCATGCTTGGCGCTCAACTCGAGTTCGCCGGGAACCACTGTGCCCGGCGGAAATTCGCCCGCGACGATGCGGTCCAGCAGCTCGTCAGCGACGACGCCGACCAGCGACTTGCGTGCCATGGTGCTCCGTTCCTAGATGTCTGACATCTTACGCTGGCGGCTGCCGGCTTTCGTTCCAAAACGCGCCGAGCGCCAGGGCACAAGCACGCGGCTGCTCCCAATGCACGCTATGTCCGGAGTCGCGGATTGCCACAAGCCTCCGCAGCGGGCTTGCTGCCACGAAGGCTTCCACCTGGTCCAGTGAGCGTAGGCGGTCCCCGACGCCGGCAATCACCAGCGTCGGCGCCGTCACCTTTTCGGGGACATCCGCAGCCACTCCGGCCATCGCCGCGAGGCCGCTGGGGCCGAGGACCTCGAAAGGCAGCTCAAATCCGCGGCTCAGCAAGCGATGGTCTTCGGGGGACAATGTCCCGAACCAGGCGTTCATGCATTTCGCGCGCGTCGCGTCGTCAATGAAGCCTTGCCGTAACTGGGACTCGAGCATTGATTTGAAGCCTTCGTTCGGGGGAGCCGGAACCATGCCGACCAGGGCCACGCTCGCCACCAGCTCCGGATGCGCCGCCGCCAGCGTCAGCGCCACGCTGCCGCCCATTGAATGGCCCACAATGTGGACGGGCGACGCGTGCCGGGCAGCAGCGGCAGCAACGGAATCCGCCGCTGATTCCAGAGTCCACCGGAAGCCCGGAGGCAATGCGTCCCCGCGGTGATACCCGGGCAAATCGACGATCCAGACGATTCGCCCGGTGTCGAGCAGTTCGGTGGCGAGTGGCTCCCAATAGGCGGATGTCGAGGCCCAGCCGTGCAGCAACAGGACGGGAGGCTGGGACGGTTTTCCCGACGTCGTGCTAGCAACCGTTGGAAGGCGCATGTCCACATGTAGCGCCGCGACGGCCGGAGGCTCTGGAAGCATGCGCCAAGCATAGTGACCGCTGACACTTGCACAGCCGAAAGAGGGTGTGTCACACTAGCATTCAAATATTAGATGTCTGACATCTTACATTTACCTTCAAAACCACGATGGAGTGCATAGTGACCCTCGAAGCCGATGTTCTGGCCGCCTTCCCGGCGGAAGTCCAGATCCCCGCTCAGCTGGTTGCCGACGCCGTAGCAGCGTCTTCCACAGCCTCGCCCCGCGTCCTGGTAGTCCTCGACGACGACCCCACGGGCACCCAATCAGTCGCCAACCTGCCGGTACTCACCCGCTGGGAGGTCACCGATTTCACATGGGCGTTCGCTCACATTGCGGAAAGCCGGTCCCAGCCCGCGGTCTACGTGCTGACCAACACGCGCAGCCTGGACCCGGTTGAGGCCGCTGCCCGCAACGAGGAAATCGTGCGCAACGCCCTCGCCGCATCGGGCCAGAACTCTGGCGGCTCCAAGCTTCGCTTGGGGTTCGTCAGCCGCTCCGACTCCACCCTCCGCGGCCACTACCCGCTGGAACCCGACGTCATCGCCGCCACGATCGCCGACGTGACCGGCGAGGCCACCGACGGCGTCGTGATCGTCCCGGCGTTTCCCGACGCCGGTCGCGTCACCATCGGCGGCGTGCACTACATGCGCGGCACCGGGGACAATGCCGGCAAGCTCACCCCGGTTTCCGAGACCGAGTTCGCCAAGGACGCGAGCTTCGGCTTCGCCAACTCCGAGATGGCCAAATATGTGGAGGAAAAGTCGCAGGGCCGCTTCCCGGCCAGCGATGTGATCGTCCTCGACCTCAACATCATCCGCGCCGGCGCGGCCGCCGCGAACGGATCCGCCGGAGATCCCGAGCTCTCGGCCAAGGCCATCGCCGACGCGATCGAACCCGCCACGAACTCCACGCCCATCGTCGTGGACATCGTCACCGAGAACGATTTCCGCGCGCTCGCCCTCGGACTGGAAGAAGCCGAACGCCGCGGCAAGAAACTGCTGTACCGCGTGGGGCCGCCCTTCGTCCGCGCCCGGATCGGCCAGGAAATCCGCGAAGCGCTCAGCGGCGAGGAAGCCTACGAAGGCAACTCCCCCTCCGCGGCTGGCGGCTTGATCGTTGTCGGCTCGCATGTCGGCCTCACCACGCGCCAGCTCAACACCCTGGCGGCCCAGCACAGCGCAGCCCGCATCATTGAGATCGATGTCGAGAAGCTTCTCGCTAGCGGCGCGGAAGCCTACCTGGACGAGACGGTCACCGCCGTCGTCGACGCCCTCCACACGGGCGACGTCATTGTCCACACAAGCCGCCTTCTTATCAAGACCGACGACGCCGCAGCGAGCCTGAAGATTGCCCGCACCGTCTCTGCCGCCGTCGTCGCGATCGTGAACCGGACGCTCAAGACCTTCCCGCCGCGCTTCGTCATCGCCAAGGGCGGCATCACATCGTCGGACGTGGCCGCGCACGGCCTGGAAATCCGCCACGCGATTGTCCGCGGCCCGATGCTGCCCGGCATCGTCTCGCTGTGGGAACCGGTGGACGGACCCGCGAAAGGCATCCCGTACATCGTCTTCGCAGGCAACGTGGGCGACGACGAATCCCTCGCGCAGGTCACGCGCAAACTCAGCGCCACCTTCTAACCCCAAATTCAATGGAGAACACCATGACCAGCAATTACACCGTCGCCGTCCTCGGCCTGGGCGCGATGGGCCTGCCGATGGCCACCCGCCTGGCAACCCGGCTCACCGTCCACGGCTTCGACATCGCCGAACCGCGTCTGAAGCTCGCCGCCGACGCCGGGATCCGCACCTTCGCTTCGGCGCGCGAAGCCTCCGAAGGCGCCGACGCCCTGCTCCTTGCCGTACGCAACGGCGAACAACTCGATGACGTCCTCTTCGGCGAGAACGGCGTCGCCCCTGTGCTCACGCCGGGCGCCGTCGTGATCCTTGGCAGCACCGTCGGTACCGAAGCCATTCCGGACACCGTGGCCCGCCTGGCCGAGTACGGCGTCGAACTCGTTGACGCACCCCTTTCCGGCGGCCCCAAGCGTGCCGGCGAAGGCGATCTCCTGATCGTGGTGGGCGCGACACCGGCCGCCCAGGAAAAGGCCCGGCCGGCGCTGGAACTGCTGGCCTCCACCCTG
This genomic interval from Arthrobacter sp. FW306-2-2C-D06B contains the following:
- a CDS encoding membrane dipeptidase; this translates as MSLHERLTVVDGLQISNWNRPVLEELRSGGVSAVNATCAVWENAADTLRSVGQWLELANRNQDLVFLAATGEDIDKAKRQNRIAVFLGFQNTSPFEDDYRNVELFHRLGVRIAQLTYNNQNLLGSGCFESSDAGLTRYGRVVVEEMNRVGMLIDLSHVGYRTSREAIEASAVPVSITHSNPLWFYDTPRNKPHEVIQPLVERGGVIGCCLYPTVSGGEGVTLESFCSMVSRMVDLYGPTSIGIGSDCTRGWDQEFVGWLRNGRWQPTHPEDAPTWPLWPNWFSGPLDFPRLTEGLSSTGLTDDVIGAVMGGNWSRLFTEVMDTTKEHAHV
- a CDS encoding aldehyde dehydrogenase family protein, which codes for MPVLTEPASSFINGAWIESAGAITYRFNPAAPSEAVTAYRQAGSEDLAKAIQAATVAAPAWDRLGILARGRVLSTVAQMIRERAEEIARTMTAEHGKTLAESRLEVDASADTFDYHAGSARNPVGADYPSSHPDERIVTVRRPLGIVGVITPWNFPLQIPAWKIAPALLHGNTVVWKSASNTPGVSVLLMDILAKAGLPAGVANLLLGPGSLGSELVSHPKVAGVTFTGSVPVGHQIRALVCGRGAKLQMELGGHNATLVLPDADPELAASSAVNAAMGSTGQKCTATRRIILVGDGHEEFLTKLREKVAALSVGPGTDPSVQIGPVVSASARDEITSAIGQALSEGGQIIAQAAVPDSDGCFVPPTVLTGPASLTICHEEVFGPVVTVLRASTLDDAIALANSTDFGLTAAVFTSDERAVRKCVTYLDAGLVKVNAPSTGSELHAPFGGMKDSTFAGPREQNNAAAAAFFTHEKTAYLRLAPEKA
- a CDS encoding LysR family transcriptional regulator; translated protein: MNLRRLELFVAVAEELHFNRAAERLHMAQPPLSQQIRKLEEECKVQLFVRNSRNVQLTADGELLLTHARKVLSQYAAMASALRQARNGEIGRLRLGFVSSAAISAIPPVVRYLRSEWPGIELDLREVTTDEQMDLIAAGNLDAGIAREVRAGPGISQTLLRNEPLVVAVALDHRLAARSSVSLGELAGEKFIAFPRSRISRLFDHIAALLHSADVEFDIAQEAVQFPTILGLVAARLGVAVVPDSLKAFAIPGLTYLDIEDSSAISKVSLICSSEMSESPLVSKLRIACLDALI
- a CDS encoding FadR/GntR family transcriptional regulator produces the protein MARKSLVGVVADELLDRIVAGEFPPGTVVPGELELSAKHEVSRMTVREAMKTLEAQRILSVERGRGTFVNPLNRWASLEAVLRAASEGKNDAAASVQLIELRRMLETGACELAASRISPEEIDQLQVHVSAMQKAHDSNDVRAFVEADLGFHDVILHASGNVFVAVLFEPLHRVLEARRTQTSQIPDIQRHAIGHHRAILKALEAGDSPRAREAMDAHMQQTLDDLRTYVLEA
- a CDS encoding alpha/beta fold hydrolase, whose protein sequence is MLPEPPAVAALHVDMRLPTVASTTSGKPSQPPVLLLHGWASTSAYWEPLATELLDTGRIVWIVDLPGYHRGDALPPGFRWTLESAADSVAAAAARHASPVHIVGHSMGGSVALTLAAAHPELVASVALVGMVPAPPNEGFKSMLESQLRQGFIDDATRAKCMNAWFGTLSPEDHRLLSRGFELPFEVLGPSGLAAMAGVAADVPEKVTAPTLVIAGVGDRLRSLDQVEAFVAASPLRRLVAIRDSGHSVHWEQPRACALALGAFWNESRQPPA
- a CDS encoding four-carbon acid sugar kinase family protein, with the protein product MTLEADVLAAFPAEVQIPAQLVADAVAASSTASPRVLVVLDDDPTGTQSVANLPVLTRWEVTDFTWAFAHIAESRSQPAVYVLTNTRSLDPVEAAARNEEIVRNALAASGQNSGGSKLRLGFVSRSDSTLRGHYPLEPDVIAATIADVTGEATDGVVIVPAFPDAGRVTIGGVHYMRGTGDNAGKLTPVSETEFAKDASFGFANSEMAKYVEEKSQGRFPASDVIVLDLNIIRAGAAAANGSAGDPELSAKAIADAIEPATNSTPIVVDIVTENDFRALALGLEEAERRGKKLLYRVGPPFVRARIGQEIREALSGEEAYEGNSPSAAGGLIVVGSHVGLTTRQLNTLAAQHSAARIIEIDVEKLLASGAEAYLDETVTAVVDALHTGDVIVHTSRLLIKTDDAAASLKIARTVSAAVVAIVNRTLKTFPPRFVIAKGGITSSDVAAHGLEIRHAIVRGPMLPGIVSLWEPVDGPAKGIPYIVFAGNVGDDESLAQVTRKLSATF
- a CDS encoding NAD(P)-dependent oxidoreductase, whose product is MTSNYTVAVLGLGAMGLPMATRLATRLTVHGFDIAEPRLKLAADAGIRTFASAREASEGADALLLAVRNGEQLDDVLFGENGVAPVLTPGAVVILGSTVGTEAIPDTVARLAEYGVELVDAPLSGGPKRAGEGDLLIVVGATPAAQEKARPALELLASTLSIVGDKPGDGQALKTVNQLLCGVHIAAAAEAMALADALGLDQAKTLAALEAGAAGSFMLSNRGPRILEAYNEEGAEVLSRLDIFVKDMGIVGKATRAAGLAAPVAAAAEQLYLLGQAQGLAAADDSAVIKVVAPTRRTN